Within Candidatus Aquicultor sp., the genomic segment GGCAAGGGCTTCTCGATGCGGGCATTTTGATTCGTAACTGCAGCAGCCAACCGCTGCTTGAGAATTGTCTACGGGTAACGGTAGGAACACCCGGGGAAAACGAGATATTTCTAGAGGCACTGCGCGGGCTCGCGTAGTGACGGAGATGGGGGTAGTAATTGATGGGACCACGGCAAGCGGAAATTGCAAGGAAAACGCAAGAAACGGACGTTGCTGTAGAGCTTAACCTTGATGGAACCGGTGTTGTAGATATCGATACCGGAATACCGTTTTTTGATCACATGCTTTCAATGCTTGGCAAACATGGACTTATAGATATAAAAATACGGGCAAAAGGCGATCTTGAAGTCGACGGTCACCATACCGTCGAGGATGTCGGCATCTGCTTTGGACAGGCGTTTAAGCAGGCGCTCGGTGAAAAGAAGGGTCTCCACCGGTACGGGCATGCGATGATGCCGATGGATGAGTCGCTGGCAATTGTTGCCCTTGATATTAGCGGCAGGCCATATCTGGTGTACGATGCCGAAGTTCCGGCAGAAGTGATCGGCACATATGATACAACGCTCACCGTTGAGTTCATGCAAGCTTTTATTAATAACGCCGGTGTTACGCTTCATGTTCAGCTTAACTCGGGTAGAAATGCGCACCATATGGTTGAAGCGATTTTCAAAGGCCTTGGACGGGCGCTCGAAGCCGCGGTGCAGATCAACCCGCGGATAGCGGATATCGTCCCGAGCACCAAAGGTATGTTGGATTGGTAAACAGCAAAAGCTTGCATAGTGCCGGCCTCACGCACGGGAGCAGCTAAAATAAAGAGCGGTATGCATAGGCTTGTGTTTGATAAAGTGAGTGATTGAGATTGATTGCGATTATAGATTACGGAATGGGGAATTTGCGAAGCGTCGAGAAGGCGCTTGAGAAAATCGGCTACAAAGCTGTTGTCTCAGGCGACCCGACGGTTATTCGCGGGGCGCAGGGCGTCATCTTGCCGGGCGTAGGCGCC encodes:
- the hisB gene encoding imidazoleglycerol-phosphate dehydratase HisB; the encoded protein is MGPRQAEIARKTQETDVAVELNLDGTGVVDIDTGIPFFDHMLSMLGKHGLIDIKIRAKGDLEVDGHHTVEDVGICFGQAFKQALGEKKGLHRYGHAMMPMDESLAIVALDISGRPYLVYDAEVPAEVIGTYDTTLTVEFMQAFINNAGVTLHVQLNSGRNAHHMVEAIFKGLGRALEAAVQINPRIADIVPSTKGMLDW